Proteins encoded in a region of the Diabrotica virgifera virgifera chromosome 4, PGI_DIABVI_V3a genome:
- the LOC114343420 gene encoding carboxypeptidase N subunit 2-like has protein sequence MHAAVDSISELRYVLNGLEHITCVSIENQIVETLPKGFLAGHKIEKFHMSFNQLKEVEPGAFEDSYISELKLVNNKIRIIRTGVLNNLKFITVNFANNPIFQIEDGAFENSSIFSLVIIENRLSNLTSKMFNGSYISNFWFGDGTINDIEADTFRNVSGLYGINLEGNHIHNIGEVFCNLTSLRSLNLNHNFIKLLRPGSFNGTCLDYLYLKNNSLTRINAGTFINLPIPEIDLSYNLISTLQEGAFEDVQALKLDLSHNKLTRIANNIFNDSDINKLILDDNDIVDIDEDAFEKISGLVTLSLKGNKLTKIKNGMLPQMSIILLQRNEIASIERRALNNLKFSLDHHKALADNPVKLVKLDERYCVV, from the coding sequence ATGCACGCAGCTGTTGATTCTATCTCAGAATTAAGGTACGTTTTAAATGGTTTAGAACACATCACTTGTGTTTCAATAGAAAATCAGATAGTAGAGACTCTACCGAAAGGATTTCTAGCTGGTCATAAAATCGAGAAATTCCACATGAGTTTCAATCAACTAAAAGAAGTTGAACCTGGAGCATTCGAAGATTCTTATATATCAGAATTGAAATTGGTGAACAACAAAATTAGAATAATTAGAACGGGTGTTTTAAATAACCTTAAATTTATTACTGTTAACTTTGCAAACAACCCCATATTCCAAATAGAAGATGGTGCCTTTGAAAACTCCTCAATTTTTAGCCTAGTTATCATAGAAAATAGATTGAGTAATCTCACTTCCAAGATGTTCAACGGTTCTTATATCTCCAACTTTTGGTTTGGTGATGGTACTATCAACGACATTGAGGCAGATACCTTCCGTAATGTTTCTGGCCTGTACGGCATAAATCTGGAAGGTAACCACATCCACAATATCGGAGAAGTGTTTTGCAACTTAACATCACTCAGATCGCTCAATTTAAACCACAATTTTATCAAACTCTTGAGACCTGGTAGCTTCAACGGTACCTGCTTGGACTATTTATACCTCAAAAACAACAGTCTTACACGAATAAACGCAGGCACTTTTATAAATTTACCAATACCTGAGATTGATCTTTCCTACAACTTAATATCTACGCTACAAGAAGGCGCATTTGAAGACGTACAAGCTTTAAAATTAGATTTAAGTCACAACAAGTTAACTAGAATCGCCAACAATATTTTCAATGACTCTGATATCAACAAATTAATTCTAGATGATAATGATATCGTGGATATTGACGAAGACGCTTTTGAAAAGATCAGTGGACTTGTGACTCTAAGTTTGAAAGGCAataaacttactaaaataaaaaacGGGATGTTGCCACAAATGAGTATCATTCTTTTGCAACGTAACGAAATAGCTTCGATTGAGAGAAGGGCTTTGAACAATCTTAAATTTAGTCTAGACCATCACAAGGCTTTAGCTGACAATCCTGTGAAGTTAGTCAAGTTAGATGAGCGTTATTGTGTAgtttaa